In Macaca fascicularis isolate 582-1 chromosome 12, T2T-MFA8v1.1, the genomic stretch ttataaatgacccagtcttgggtttgtctttatagcagtgtgagaatggactaatacagtaaattggtgccatggagagtggggtactgctataaagatacttgaaaatgtgcaagtgactttggaactgggtaacaggcagaggttggaacagtttggagagctcagaagaagacaggaagatgtgggaaagtttggaacttcctagaggcttgttgaatggttttgaccaaaatgctgataatgttgtggacaatgaagtccaggctgagtgtcagatggagatgaggaacttgttgggaactggagcaaaggtcactcttgctatgctttagcaaagagactggtggcatttttgcCCCtactctagagatctgtggaactatgaacttgagagaaatgatctgaaattggaatttaggtttaaaagggaagcagagcataaaagtttggaaaatttgctccagggcatgtcagagacctttgtagcagaccctcccatcacaggactggaggcctaggaaggaaaaatggtcTTGTGGGCTGAGTCCAGGccccccatgctgtgtgcagcctcaggacttggtgccctgtgtcccagtgactccagccatggctaaaaggggccacggtacagctcaggctattgattcagagggtgcaagcctcaagtcTTGGCAGCATcgatgtggtgttgggcctgcaggcaCACAGAAGATAAAAGTTTAGGTTTAGGAACCACCGCATAAATTGTAGAGGGTAtatggaaatgcttggatgtccaggcagaagtttgctgcatggGTGGAGCCCTTATGGGTAACCTCTGCTAGCGCAGGGTGGTAaagaaatgtgaggttggagcccccacacagagtctccactggggcactgcctagtggagtcgTGAGAAGGCGGCCACCATCCTTCAGAACCCCAAATAGTAGACCCAATAGCTTGCactatgtgcctggaaaagccacagacattcaaTGCCAGTCTCTGAAGACAGCATAGAGGGGGACtctaccctgcaaagtcacagggttTGAGCTGCCTGAGACTGTAGGAGCCCATTTCTGTCATCACCttgacctagatgtgagacatgaagtcaaaggagatcattttggagctttaagatttaatgactgccctgcctggttttggacttgcatggggcctgtagcccccttttattggccaatttctcccatttggaatgggaacatttacccaattTCTGTACCCCCATTTTGTCTTGGAAGTTAcgaacttgtttttgattttacaggctcatagggggaagggacttgacttgtctcagatgagaccttggactatggactttcgagttagtgctgaaatgagttaagactttggaggattgttgggaaggcacagttggttttgaaatgtgaaaagacatgagatttgggagggaccggggcagaatgatatggtttgactctgtttccacccaaatctcatctcaaattgtaatctccataatccccatgtgttaagggtgggacctggtgggagctgattggatcatgtggacagttttccccatgctgttcttgtcatgctgagtgagttctcatgagagctgatggttttataaggggctcttcctccttcactcacaagctcttcctctctctctctcgcctgctgccatgtgagacatgcctttgcttatctctcaccttctgtcatgattgtaagtttcctgaggcctccccagccatgtgggactctgagtcaattaaacctctttcttttataaattacccagtcttgagtatgtatttatagcagtgtgagaacagactaatacaagatTGGTGGTGATTGATGTTATACTGAAAGGGTTTAAAGGAGAGtctgagaaaaggaaatgaatctGCATATTGAGAAAGTTGATGAGAAAGTGGAATTAGAAATTCCTAGAAAGGTAAGCTGTTGTGTGAATGATTTCCCAAGATGGGAAAGTCTCTCTACCTGTttggagacagaaagtggaatcaGAGGAGAAGATGATGATGGACAGAAAGGATCATTCCCTCTTCCAGATGCTTTCCAGTGTATGATGTAAGCTGAATTAAAACCAGCTGTGTTGAGCTTCAGCCAGAAAAAGTGTCTGACATTTTGGCTTTTTGGATCCTACTGAAATGGTTATAGGTCTCCACATCTCTTGGGGCTCACAGGTTCATGCCTTTCCTTGCCTGGTGTGCTTGGTGAGAAGGTACCAGTGTTTCCATGGAGGATATTCATTTTAGGGATATCCAGATGGTCATCTTTGCACCAGAGGAAATGCCCCCTTTTTCCACTCTGAAAACCTTATCAAACTCTTTTATAAAAGATGAATACCCACATACAGGCCTCTAGCACTCTTCTGTTTTTGAgctgagacattttaaaaagagatttttcaATTCTGAAAAATCTTTAAACAATATGCTCTTGCTGGGAAAAAATAGTGGGTCAATATcattcccatctctacaaaaagatatatatatatatattttattagctaGGTATGAtagcatgtctgtagtcctagctactgggaatGCTGAGAGgaaggatcactcgaggtcaggaattcgtggttacagtgagctatcatcTTGCCTAAGCAACAGCTACAGAGCGAGATcatgtctttaaaacaaacaaacaaacaaacaaacaaacaagctttCACTTCTGTAAAAGCAACACTTTCCATTTACGACAGCACTAATCCAGGATATATCAAAACTGAACTTGTTTTCTTTCAGCTGTTAAAACTAGCCAGAATTGTTATAGATCCACTACCTCTGAGTGACATTGGTGTGCCACTCTTTGCTGACCACTGAACAATGAGATTTATGTAACTAATTCTGTAGGTACACACCAATTCATTCTACTCTACCCAGAGTGGTGATTTCCAACACACAAAACCACCATGAAACTGCCCATGCCTTCCTACCACTTCAAAACTCTTTTCATCCCTGAACTGCTCCAAAAGCAAACTTACCCCCAGCAAACTACTCAGTGAGTATCTTCACACATGTAACTTCCCTCGTCTGGCTTGCTAAAAAATGAACTCATTTTTCAAAAGCCCTGACAGTCTATCTTATTCTGATACTTCTTGTATGGTTATTGCATAAAGCAACTACCCAGGCACCTCGTAGCATGTTGATTTCAGAGTTCAGTGTGGGACCCTGTGTGCCCCTGTGGCATGGTGCCAGCTCACTGCCCCGTTCCTGCTGTTTATTTCTTGGGTGCCATTCCATGCAGACTGGACTCTGAGGGTTCTAGAGCATATCCAAACCCATTATCACAGTCTTTGTTGGTTAATGATGTGTTCAGGCCAtgatttttctgtaaaaaattaACAGCAtgctgcttttaatttttctcagccTGTCTAGTTCAGTTGTCCTTTTGCTCTCATGCCTTATGCAAACCTTCCCTCAGAGTTGACCCTATAAGATGGGTCCCTTTGTGATGGACTACCCCAAGGCAACATGCCCCTAAAGGTCTTCATTTGGGGCATAACCTGTGCCAACAGAAAGGTACTTTCTCAGTTGTGTGTATGGTGACTCACCCAAACAATATTACAGATACACTTGACTTTCCTCAATCTAATTTGGCATGCCCCAAGCATAGCAATAAGATAGTTCTGTGTGGCCTTCTGGAAATGCTTTTTTTACATTTCCAGGACCTACTGCCGAGACCAGCTCAGttgtggagaccctaacccagcagcgctagaggaattaaagacacacacacacagaaatatagagtgtggagtgggaaatcaggggactcacagccttcagagctcagcgccctgaacagagatttacccacatatttattgacagcaagccagtgataagcatcaTTTCTATAGATTAttgattaactaaaagtattccttatgggaaacaaagggatgggccaaaacaaagggatgggctctagctagttatctgcagcaggaacatgttcTTAAGGCACAGAtggctcatgctattgtttgtggtttaggaaTGCCTGAAGCAGTTTTCctccctgggtgggccaggtgttccttgccctcattccagtaaacccacaaccttcagcgTGGGCATCATgaccatcatgaacatgtcacagtgctgcagagattttgtttgtgGCCAGTTTGGGGGCCAGCTtctggccagatttgggggcctatCCCCAGCAATCTACCACAGTTGGAGAACCACGTTAGGGCTGAAGACAGTCCTAGTATACCATTAACCAACCATGTAACCACAAAGTCTGTCCTCAGCCTTCAGAGGGAACATGCTTCTTAAACTGATTTCAGCTCAGTGATACAGGATTCAAATGTCTGACctccaaaatattaataaacacatgttgtttaagccaccaagtttgtggtaatttgttacagcagtgatAGGAAACTAATGGATCCACTTTACCAGGTTTACCTGCTTTTAAAAAGTCTGGGTTTAACTTTTTATCTAGATAATGGTCAACTTTTCCTACATCACCAGCATTTATGTCCAACTAAAAGCCATCATTAAATTAATTCAGCAGTATTAATATATTCATAGATTTCACCACTACACACTAAAAAATTGAAGTCAAATGGTTTAGAGCAAACCACCTGGTTCATACTTTCCCAACGGAAAAAGGTAAGGCTCAAAGTGCTGAGCTGAACATTCTGTCCTAGCACTAGGAAATAAACATTGTCAGCCTCAGGCTTAAGTTTAATAAACAGCAAAGTGCATACAGATATTTACAACGATTGAAAGACAGAGGTACTATTCGTGTAGTCCCAACAATAATAGGCGTTGGCATAAAGCGTTTATAAATTCTTGGGTACAGTTTTTCTGAAAGTAAAGTTCACTTTCAATTCTAAAAAAAGTCCGCTATTCCTCCAGATATGCTTTAAGTCAAATGTGGACTGGGATTACTTGGTGTCAATGCGGAGCAACTGCTCTTTGCTATTTATTATGAAGGACTTTAACTGAACTCTCCATCTTCCTCCACTTCCACCCTTTCTTGGCCATTCTCAATGATTCTCTTGGTGGTGATTTTTTTGCCATCAACTATTTCAGTGGAAGTCGACATGGACTTGAAGCTGCCTGTCCCATCACTACCATAGGACATGCAGAAGGAAGAAAGGCCCCCACTTCCCAGGGAGCCAAAGGAACTAAATCCtgtatcaaaagaagaaaatccaccCCCAAAAGCTGGAAATTCACTGAAGGTAGAGAAAAGGGGTGCAGACCCTCTGCTTCTGCTTCCCCGGGAGTTCCTCCGACtccccaaaatattttccagCGGGTTTCCGAAGAAATCAAAGGAGAATGGGTCCTGGCCACCGAAGAACTCCCTGAAGACCTCGGCCGGGTCGCGGAAGCTGAAGATGTACTCGAAGGGGTCCTCGAAAGGCCTGCCGACTGCGCAGCTACCCTCCGCCCCCGCCTCGCCATAGCGGTCGTAGACGTCACGTTTCTTGGCGTCCGACAACACCTCGTAGGCCTCGGCCACCTGCTTGAATCTCCTTTCTGCTTCCTCCTTGTTGTCGGGGTTTTTGTCCGGGTGCCACTTGAGCGCCAGCTTGTGGTAAGCCTTCTTGATGGCCTCGGTCGAGGCCTGCCGGGGCACGCCCAGCACCTCGTAGTAGTCCACCATGCTGGACGCCCAGAACGGCCCGCGGGGCACTGGCGCAGCGAGCGGGACAGCTGCCAGCCCCGGGCGCGGGCCCGAGTGGTTGGCGACCTGGGTCGCCTGGAGGGACGCCCCTTGTGACGCAGCCACATCTCATTGGTCGAGGCCTATGAGCGCCTCGCTTCCCAGGATGCAGTGCTGCTGGGACTGGCCCTGCTCTCTGTGAGGCTCTGTGATGCCCCAAGACCAGGCCCCGCCCACTCCGGCCCCCGCCCAGCCGCGGTCTCCAAAAAGGGTGGGAATAAGGTTGCGGGAAAGAGAAGGGGTTGACTTT encodes the following:
- the LOC102124732 gene encoding dnaJ homolog subfamily B member 3; amino-acid sequence: MVDYYEVLGVPRQASTEAIKKAYHKLALKWHPDKNPDNKEEAERRFKQVAEAYEVLSDAKKRDVYDRYGEAGAEGSCAVGRPFEDPFEYIFSFRDPAEVFREFFGGQDPFSFDFFGNPLENILGSRRNSRGSRSRGSAPLFSTFSEFPAFGGGFSSFDTGFSSFGSLGSGGLSSFCMSYGSDGTGSFKSMSTSTEIVDGKKITTKRIIENGQERVEVEEDGEFS